In the Paenibacillus pabuli genome, one interval contains:
- the dpsA gene encoding dipicolinate synthase subunit DpsA gives MLTGVRIVVLGGDARQLEVIQKCAELDATVSVVGFDKLERPISGIEYHELEDEVLASADVVVLPVVGCDDQGKVSTSFSDQPIFLKKEQIAALPEHCIVFTGMAKPFLRELCVDNGLRLIEVLDRDDIALFNSIPTAEGAVAMAIRETDFTIHGSECIVLGLGRTGFTMAKTLQGLGANVRVGIRREEDAARANIMGWKPFMTTDLAAQTGAVDLLFNTIPTMIITAQILSRMPQKAVIIDLASAPGGCDFRYAEKRGIKALLAPGLPGIVAPKTAGGIIADALIRLLLEEQNAREVEQ, from the coding sequence ATGCTGACCGGAGTCCGGATAGTAGTCCTGGGCGGAGATGCGCGGCAGCTTGAAGTCATTCAAAAATGCGCAGAGCTGGATGCCACGGTAAGTGTGGTCGGTTTCGACAAGCTGGAGCGTCCTATTTCGGGGATCGAATATCATGAGCTGGAGGATGAGGTGTTGGCATCCGCGGATGTGGTGGTGCTCCCCGTAGTTGGTTGTGATGATCAGGGGAAAGTGAGCACCTCATTCAGTGACCAGCCGATTTTCCTGAAAAAAGAACAGATAGCGGCATTGCCAGAGCATTGTATTGTTTTCACAGGAATGGCAAAGCCATTTTTGCGTGAGTTGTGCGTGGATAACGGCTTACGGCTGATTGAAGTGCTGGATCGTGATGACATCGCGCTCTTCAACTCGATCCCGACAGCTGAGGGAGCGGTCGCGATGGCGATTCGGGAGACGGACTTCACGATCCACGGCTCGGAATGTATTGTGCTTGGGCTCGGCCGAACAGGATTCACAATGGCCAAAACGCTCCAGGGTCTTGGGGCAAATGTACGGGTGGGAATCAGGCGGGAAGAGGATGCGGCTCGGGCTAACATCATGGGCTGGAAGCCTTTCATGACAACGGATTTGGCCGCTCAAACCGGGGCAGTTGACTTGCTTTTTAATACGATACCGACTATGATAATCACAGCACAAATCCTGTCCAGAATGCCTCAAAAAGCAGTCATTATCGACCTCGCATCCGCTCCTGGCGGCTGTGATTTCAGATATGCTGAAAAACGCGGCATTAAAGCGCTTCTAGCGCCAGGCCTCCCCGGCATTGTTGCTCCCAAAACGGCTGGCGGCATTATTGCCGACGCGTTGATCCGTTTGCTTTTGGAAGAACAAAACGCACGGGAGGTTGAACAATGA
- a CDS encoding polysaccharide deacetylase family protein produces MKNQSKKLVAVLAGVAAVILVGQVGSVRTYITEIRDGPGTQNAFDMFQEATGEDALLSAIRDKAAETKIAPVNAKVDRVWKAIPGYNGLEIDVEATYRKALGGNLNTKIAYVYRQVEPEIQLKDLGAHPIYRGNPAKPMVSFMINVAWGNEYIIPMLDTLDAEKVKATFFLDGSWLKKNAELAKEIQKRGHELSNHAYSHPNMSRLSAERARLEISKTEDLLKETLGVENRWFAPPSGDFNQKTVDIASSMGLQTVLWTLDTVDWRKPSSASIVNKIEAKVEAGTLILMHPTASSSGALKGMIESVRAKGLVLGTVSETLSSERIKAPAVE; encoded by the coding sequence GTGAAAAACCAATCTAAAAAGCTGGTTGCAGTTCTGGCGGGTGTGGCGGCTGTCATACTGGTCGGACAAGTAGGCAGTGTACGTACATACATTACGGAGATTCGGGATGGCCCGGGGACACAAAATGCATTCGATATGTTTCAGGAGGCGACTGGAGAGGATGCCTTGTTGTCGGCGATCCGGGATAAAGCGGCCGAAACAAAAATAGCTCCGGTCAATGCGAAAGTGGACCGGGTATGGAAGGCAATACCGGGGTATAACGGCCTTGAGATTGATGTGGAAGCCACGTATCGCAAGGCACTTGGTGGTAACCTCAATACCAAGATTGCATACGTTTACCGTCAGGTTGAACCGGAAATCCAGCTTAAGGATCTCGGGGCTCACCCGATATACCGGGGCAATCCGGCAAAGCCGATGGTTTCGTTCATGATTAATGTGGCCTGGGGCAATGAGTATATTATCCCGATGCTTGACACTCTCGATGCCGAGAAGGTGAAGGCAACCTTTTTTCTGGATGGAAGCTGGTTAAAGAAAAATGCAGAGCTCGCCAAAGAGATTCAGAAACGAGGTCATGAACTGTCCAACCATGCCTACTCCCATCCAAACATGAGTCGTTTGAGTGCAGAACGCGCCAGACTGGAGATAAGCAAAACAGAGGATCTCCTCAAGGAAACGCTAGGGGTGGAAAACCGGTGGTTTGCTCCCCCGTCAGGTGACTTTAATCAGAAAACAGTGGACATTGCTTCAAGCATGGGATTGCAAACGGTCCTATGGACACTGGACACCGTGGACTGGAGAAAGCCAAGTTCCGCTTCAATTGTCAATAAAATTGAGGCGAAGGTGGAAGCTGGTACGTTAATTTTGATGCATCCCACAGCGTCCTCGTCGGGAGCACTAAAAGGCATGATTGAGTCGGTTCGAGCGAAAGGACTCGTTCTGGGGACAGTGAGTGAGACGTTATCTTCGGAACGCATAAAAGCTCCAGCGGTTGAGTGA
- a CDS encoding bifunctional riboflavin kinase/FAD synthetase — MRTVMLTYPQTLTSDELRRQPQVLAIGQFDGMHLGHASVILSAVRIAREKGVQSAVMTFHPHPKEVMRKGDYEGYLTPLRDKEDILAEMGVDVLYVVEFNEEFSQLTPEQFVHDLLIPLQTRTAVVGFDFRFGHKGAGDEQMLRSLGSNEMSVETVPPFLLNGEKVSSSLIRGLLKRGEMDEASQWLGRPYSIRGTVIHGEKRGRTIGFPTANLELTDHYVAPAKGVYAVRVYHGERSLRGVMNLGVKPTFHDSGMKPTFEVHVLDFEGHLYDEELKVELVHYIREERKFDSIDALIRQIREDALTAARLLG; from the coding sequence ATGAGAACCGTAATGCTAACGTATCCGCAGACATTAACTTCCGATGAATTGCGTAGACAACCCCAGGTGCTGGCCATTGGCCAATTTGACGGAATGCATCTCGGACATGCAAGCGTCATTCTGTCAGCTGTCCGCATTGCTCGTGAAAAGGGCGTGCAATCAGCGGTAATGACCTTCCATCCGCATCCGAAGGAAGTCATGCGCAAAGGAGATTACGAAGGTTATCTGACGCCCCTGAGAGATAAGGAAGATATCTTGGCAGAGATGGGCGTTGACGTGTTATACGTTGTGGAGTTTAATGAAGAATTTTCACAGTTGACACCGGAGCAGTTTGTACATGATCTGCTGATTCCACTTCAGACACGAACGGCGGTAGTTGGTTTTGACTTCCGTTTTGGTCACAAGGGAGCGGGTGATGAGCAGATGCTTCGTTCGCTGGGCAGCAATGAGATGTCTGTAGAAACGGTACCTCCATTCCTGCTTAATGGCGAGAAGGTCAGCAGTTCTTTGATCCGTGGTTTGCTTAAACGTGGAGAAATGGATGAAGCGAGTCAGTGGCTGGGACGTCCATACAGTATTAGAGGCACGGTTATCCACGGAGAGAAACGCGGCCGGACCATTGGTTTCCCAACTGCCAATCTCGAATTGACTGATCATTATGTGGCACCTGCGAAAGGTGTGTATGCTGTACGTGTATATCATGGCGAGCGGTCGTTACGAGGGGTAATGAACCTCGGTGTGAAACCTACGTTCCACGATAGCGGGATGAAGCCTACATTTGAAGTACATGTACTTGATTTTGAAGGACATCTCTATGATGAGGAACTGAAGGTAGAGCTGGTTCACTATATTCGTGAAGAACGCAAGTTTGACTCCATCGACGCTCTGATTCGCCAGATTCGGGAAGATGCCTTGACTGCTGCAAGACTCTTAGGTTGA
- the dapA gene encoding 4-hydroxy-tetrahydrodipicolinate synthase, giving the protein MDFGRLITAMVTPFNEQGEIHWEETARLIDYLIADQKSEALVVSGTTGESPTLSDSEKVQLFEFAVKHAAGRCKIIAGTGSNNTAHSIHLTQEAERVGVDGVLLVVPYYNKPSQEGMFKHFEAIASSTKLPVMLYNVPGRTAASLSTATTLRLAQIPNIVATKECAPLEQVTLVAAGAPDHFKVYSGDDASGLPAITVGAYGIVSVASHIVGAEMKQMIDAFVGGDTQKATQLHQQLFPVFKGLFECPQPLPNPVAVKYALTLRGLNVGSVRLPLIAPTDEEQGFIRALLNE; this is encoded by the coding sequence TTGGACTTTGGAAGATTGATTACAGCAATGGTCACTCCGTTCAACGAACAGGGGGAGATTCATTGGGAGGAAACTGCAAGGCTTATAGACTATTTAATTGCAGATCAAAAATCTGAAGCACTTGTGGTGTCCGGTACGACCGGTGAATCTCCTACACTTAGCGACAGTGAGAAGGTGCAGCTTTTTGAGTTTGCAGTGAAGCATGCTGCAGGAAGATGCAAAATCATTGCCGGAACAGGGTCTAACAATACTGCCCATTCGATCCATCTGACACAAGAAGCTGAACGTGTCGGTGTGGATGGGGTCCTTTTGGTCGTTCCTTATTACAACAAACCAAGCCAAGAAGGCATGTTCAAACATTTTGAAGCCATTGCGAGCTCAACCAAGCTGCCTGTAATGCTATATAACGTACCAGGCCGTACCGCAGCAAGCCTGTCTACTGCCACTACGCTTCGCCTGGCTCAGATTCCGAATATCGTGGCTACGAAGGAATGTGCTCCCTTGGAGCAAGTGACACTGGTTGCTGCAGGTGCACCCGATCACTTCAAAGTTTACTCGGGAGATGACGCATCAGGTTTACCAGCAATCACGGTGGGAGCATATGGCATTGTCAGTGTTGCGAGTCATATAGTCGGTGCGGAGATGAAACAGATGATTGATGCATTCGTTGGGGGAGACACACAAAAAGCAACCCAATTGCATCAGCAACTTTTCCCAGTGTTCAAAGGTTTATTTGAGTGTCCGCAGCCTTTGCCGAACCCGGTTGCAGTGAAATACGCTCTGACGTTGCGTGGATTAAACGTTGGTTCAGTGCGTCTTCCGCTGATTGCTCCAACCGACGAGGAGCAGGGCTTTATCCGTGCCTTGCTTAATGAATAG
- the dapG gene encoding aspartate kinase, with protein sequence MRIMVQKFGGTSLSTVQAREHVLRHIKRELEAGLSLVIVVSAMGRRGEPYATDTLLDWAAQNGNSLSAREKDLLLCCGEIISATTLSSLLEHENIPTTVLTGAQAGFVTDDNFGNARILDVRPVRVLEELQKNRVVIVTGFQGQTESGDFTTLGRGGSDTSATALGAALQAEMVDIYTDVNGILTADPRIVEDARPLTVVSYAEICNMAHHGAKVIHPRAVEIAMQSQIPVRVRSTFADSEGTLVTHPEGFQDVQTGIVDRYVTGIAYVSNVTQITVDVPGGADRLQLKVFKTMAENSISVDFINVTPSGVVYTVFDSDSEKAIQVLQEIGLKPQSLSGCAKVSVIGGGINGVPGIMARIVESLTLADIQILQSADSNTTIWVLVKKEDMVQALRALHTSFELHL encoded by the coding sequence ATGCGTATCATGGTACAGAAATTTGGAGGCACGTCGCTTTCTACGGTTCAGGCGAGAGAGCACGTGCTCCGTCATATTAAACGTGAACTTGAGGCAGGACTGAGTCTTGTCATTGTTGTGTCGGCTATGGGCCGCCGGGGCGAACCATATGCTACGGATACATTGCTCGACTGGGCAGCGCAAAATGGTAATTCACTGTCTGCACGTGAAAAGGATTTATTGTTGTGCTGTGGTGAGATCATATCGGCTACAACACTCAGCAGTCTGCTTGAACATGAAAACATCCCCACAACTGTGCTGACTGGTGCGCAGGCAGGCTTTGTGACGGACGACAATTTCGGGAATGCCCGGATTTTGGATGTCCGTCCTGTTCGTGTGCTGGAGGAGCTTCAAAAAAACCGTGTTGTTATTGTTACGGGTTTCCAAGGGCAGACAGAGAGCGGAGACTTTACCACATTAGGCCGTGGCGGCAGTGATACATCAGCTACAGCATTGGGTGCTGCTCTTCAGGCGGAGATGGTGGATATCTATACCGATGTAAACGGCATTTTGACCGCTGATCCGCGGATTGTGGAGGATGCACGTCCGTTAACTGTGGTGAGTTATGCCGAGATCTGTAATATGGCGCATCACGGGGCCAAAGTCATTCACCCCCGAGCAGTTGAAATTGCAATGCAATCCCAAATTCCTGTACGCGTACGATCCACTTTTGCAGACAGTGAAGGAACCCTTGTTACCCATCCGGAAGGATTCCAGGATGTGCAGACAGGCATAGTAGATCGTTATGTGACGGGTATTGCTTACGTTAGCAACGTAACCCAGATCACAGTAGATGTGCCGGGAGGCGCGGATCGGCTGCAGCTGAAAGTCTTCAAAACAATGGCTGAAAATTCGATTAGTGTTGATTTTATTAATGTTACCCCTTCAGGAGTCGTCTATACTGTGTTCGACAGTGACTCTGAAAAAGCAATTCAAGTTTTGCAAGAGATTGGTCTTAAACCTCAAAGTCTGTCCGGCTGTGCCAAAGTTTCGGTGATCGGCGGTGGAATTAACGGTGTGCCTGGTATCATGGCAAGAATCGTTGAATCGTTAACACTGGCTGACATTCAGATCTTGCAATCGGCAGATTCGAACACAACCATCTGGGTACTTGTAAAAAAAGAAGATATGGTTCAGGCCCTGAGGGCGCTTCACACCTCGTTCGAACTTCATTTGTAA
- the rpsO gene encoding 30S ribosomal protein S15, giving the protein MALTQERKQQLIDEHKTHESDTGSPEVQVAILTENIRSLTDHLRTHKKDHHSRRGLLKMVGQRRKLLAYVKNKDVKRYSALIEKLGLRR; this is encoded by the coding sequence ATGGCATTGACTCAAGAACGTAAACAACAACTGATCGACGAGCACAAAACTCATGAGTCCGATACTGGATCACCTGAGGTGCAAGTTGCTATCCTTACGGAAAACATCAGAAGTTTGACAGACCACTTGCGTACGCATAAGAAAGACCACCACTCACGTCGTGGACTTTTGAAAATGGTAGGTCAACGTCGTAAGCTTTTGGCTTACGTGAAAAACAAAGATGTTAAACGTTACAGCGCATTGATCGAGAAACTCGGATTGCGTCGTTAA
- a CDS encoding M16 family metallopeptidase: protein MKKIQLGNGLRVVMEQIPTCRSVSFGIWVKTGSRNEQPVNNGVSHFIEHMLFKGTDRYDAKAIAEQFDAIGGNVNAFTSKEYTCYYAKVLDEHLPIAVDVLSDMFFRSKMDDGELIKEKNVILEEISMYEDTPDDMVHDLMATAAYGEHPLAYPILGTEERLKAMDSSDLRAYMKEHYTIENTVISIAGNIDDSVIDLMEKHFGSFDVHGAAEQITVPKFQSGQLFHKKKTEQNHICISFPGCKIGDPLQFAMVVLNNAIGGGMSSRLFQEIREKRGLAYSVYSYHSSHADSGLFTIYAGTAPKQTKEVLDLTKEVLQDLAVNGLTEDELRKGKEQLKGSLILSLESTGSRMNRLGKNELMLGRHHTLDEMIAKIEQVTMDDIDAVLDLMFAEPFALAMVGASDRTIAGLRRDDFVALRSNSKATGQ from the coding sequence GTGAAAAAAATTCAGCTGGGCAATGGCCTCAGGGTAGTCATGGAACAGATTCCGACCTGTCGTTCCGTGTCTTTTGGTATATGGGTCAAGACAGGATCGCGTAACGAGCAGCCTGTAAACAATGGAGTATCACATTTTATTGAACACATGTTGTTCAAGGGAACGGATCGTTACGACGCCAAGGCAATTGCGGAACAGTTTGATGCTATTGGCGGTAACGTGAACGCGTTCACTTCGAAAGAATACACGTGTTATTATGCTAAAGTATTGGATGAGCATCTGCCTATCGCTGTAGATGTATTGTCTGACATGTTTTTCCGTTCCAAAATGGATGATGGCGAGCTCATCAAGGAGAAAAACGTCATCCTGGAAGAGATTTCAATGTACGAGGATACACCGGATGATATGGTTCACGATTTGATGGCTACGGCTGCCTATGGAGAACATCCGCTGGCGTACCCGATTCTGGGTACGGAGGAACGGCTTAAAGCGATGGATTCCAGCGATCTGCGCGCATACATGAAGGAGCACTATACCATTGAGAATACAGTCATTAGTATTGCAGGCAATATTGATGACAGTGTGATTGATTTGATGGAAAAACATTTTGGATCATTTGACGTTCACGGTGCGGCTGAACAGATTACCGTTCCCAAATTCCAAAGTGGACAGCTCTTTCACAAGAAGAAAACCGAACAGAATCATATCTGTATTTCGTTTCCAGGCTGCAAAATCGGAGATCCCCTGCAGTTTGCCATGGTTGTATTGAACAATGCCATTGGTGGCGGCATGAGCTCCAGACTGTTCCAGGAAATTCGTGAAAAGCGCGGACTGGCATACTCCGTATATTCCTATCACAGTTCTCATGCGGACAGCGGATTGTTCACGATATATGCAGGTACTGCACCGAAACAAACGAAAGAAGTGTTGGATCTGACCAAAGAGGTTCTGCAGGATCTTGCCGTGAACGGTCTGACAGAAGATGAACTGCGCAAAGGAAAAGAACAGCTGAAAGGAAGTCTGATTCTCAGTTTGGAGAGTACGGGAAGCCGGATGAATCGTTTGGGTAAAAACGAACTGATGCTGGGCAGACACCATACGCTGGATGAAATGATAGCCAAAATTGAACAAGTAACGATGGATGATATCGATGCTGTACTTGACCTGATGTTCGCGGAGCCATTTGCGCTTGCTATGGTCGGTGCTTCCGATCGCACCATTGCTGGATTAAGAAGGGATGATTTTGTTGCATTACGTTCAAATTCAAAAGCTACCGGGCAATGA
- the dut gene encoding dUTP diphosphatase produces the protein MLHYVQIQKLPGNEDIKLPQKMSELASGFDVVAALQEDVVLQPGQRTLIPTGLAMAMPAGLEAQIRPRSGLAFKHGITCLNTPGTIDADYRGEVKVLLINLGQEPFTIVRGERIAQIVFQTVPAVELTEVNELSETVRGEGGFGHTGK, from the coding sequence TTGTTGCATTACGTTCAAATTCAAAAGCTACCGGGCAATGAAGATATTAAGCTGCCTCAAAAAATGTCGGAGCTTGCATCAGGCTTTGATGTAGTTGCTGCGCTTCAGGAGGACGTTGTATTGCAGCCGGGACAGCGCACGCTGATTCCGACTGGCTTGGCCATGGCTATGCCTGCTGGCCTTGAAGCACAGATCCGCCCACGCAGCGGTCTGGCGTTCAAACACGGCATTACCTGTTTAAACACACCGGGTACCATTGATGCGGATTACCGGGGTGAGGTTAAGGTGCTATTGATTAATCTGGGCCAAGAGCCATTCACGATTGTACGGGGTGAACGCATTGCTCAGATCGTGTTTCAGACTGTGCCTGCTGTTGAACTAACCGAAGTGAACGAACTCTCGGAAACAGTTCGTGGCGAAGGCGGATTCGGTCATACCGGAAAATAA
- the pnp gene encoding polyribonucleotide nucleotidyltransferase, with protein sequence MEKRVEMQLGGRTLVLETGRLAKQANAAVKVTYGDTVVLCTVTASSEPKDLDFFPLTVNYEERLYAVGKIPGGFIKREGRPSEKAILASRLTDRPIRPLFPEGFRNDVQVLNIVMSVDQDCEPQIAAMIGTSAALSISDVPFNGPIGGVKVGRIDGEFIINPTIAQLEVSEIELVVAGTKDAIMMVEAEANEVPEEVMLEAIMFGHDEIKNIVAVIEQLVQVAGKEKMAVKLHAVNAEVNSAVREFASARLVEAVKIAEKHARQDAIDAVNDETVAHFEEQYIETPELLKDVKEVLHDIVKEEVRRLITHDKVRPDGRGLAEIRPIECDTSLLPRTHGSGLFTRGQTQALSICTLGALGDVQILDGISLEETKRFMHHYNFPPFSVGEARPLRAPGRREIGHGALGERALAKVIPSETDFPYTIRLVSEVLESNGSTSQASICASTLAMMDAGVPIKAPVAGVAMGLIKDGEHVSILSDIQGMEDHLGDMDFKVAGTPEGVTAIQMDIKIDGIDRQILSEALAQAKEGRMHILGKMTEVMKTPREQLSQYAPKITTMHINPDKIRDVIGAGGKIINKIIEETGVKIDIEQDGRVFIASSNQDMNDKAKSIIEGIVREVLVGEIYVGKVKRVEKFGAFVEVLPNKEGLVHISQLSTERVAKVEDVVAIGDSITVKVTEIDQQGRINLSRKAVLTAEAPAQS encoded by the coding sequence ATGGAAAAACGTGTTGAAATGCAGCTTGGTGGAAGAACGCTTGTGCTTGAAACAGGACGTTTGGCTAAACAGGCAAATGCTGCCGTTAAAGTAACATACGGAGATACGGTTGTTTTGTGTACCGTTACAGCATCAAGCGAACCGAAGGATCTGGACTTTTTCCCGCTGACGGTGAACTATGAGGAAAGATTGTATGCCGTAGGTAAAATTCCAGGCGGATTCATTAAACGGGAAGGAAGACCAAGCGAGAAAGCCATTCTGGCTAGTCGTCTGACAGACCGTCCAATTCGTCCACTGTTCCCTGAAGGTTTCCGTAATGATGTACAAGTGCTCAACATCGTTATGAGTGTTGATCAGGACTGTGAACCACAGATTGCTGCGATGATCGGTACATCGGCTGCACTGAGCATTTCGGACGTACCATTCAACGGACCGATTGGTGGCGTGAAAGTTGGACGTATTGATGGCGAATTCATCATTAACCCAACAATTGCACAGCTTGAAGTCAGTGAAATTGAACTCGTTGTTGCAGGAACCAAAGATGCCATCATGATGGTAGAGGCAGAAGCCAACGAAGTTCCGGAAGAAGTTATGCTTGAAGCTATCATGTTCGGACATGATGAAATCAAAAACATTGTGGCTGTCATTGAACAACTGGTTCAAGTGGCCGGCAAAGAAAAAATGGCTGTAAAACTGCACGCTGTAAACGCTGAAGTGAACAGTGCTGTACGTGAATTTGCGAGTGCTCGCTTGGTAGAAGCGGTTAAAATTGCCGAGAAGCATGCACGTCAAGACGCAATTGATGCAGTGAATGACGAAACCGTTGCTCATTTTGAAGAGCAATACATCGAGACTCCTGAACTGCTCAAAGACGTGAAAGAAGTGCTGCATGATATCGTCAAAGAAGAAGTACGCCGCTTGATCACCCATGATAAGGTTCGTCCGGATGGACGCGGTCTTGCTGAGATTCGTCCAATTGAGTGTGATACATCTTTGCTGCCGCGTACGCATGGTTCCGGTTTGTTCACACGTGGTCAAACACAAGCGCTCAGCATTTGTACCCTGGGTGCATTGGGTGATGTTCAGATTCTGGACGGAATCAGCTTGGAAGAAACCAAACGCTTCATGCATCATTACAACTTCCCGCCATTCAGCGTGGGTGAAGCTCGTCCATTGCGTGCTCCAGGTCGTCGTGAAATTGGACATGGTGCATTGGGTGAACGTGCTCTTGCTAAAGTTATTCCATCGGAAACTGACTTCCCGTACACGATTCGTCTGGTATCAGAAGTACTGGAATCTAACGGTTCGACTTCACAGGCAAGTATCTGCGCAAGTACACTTGCCATGATGGATGCAGGTGTGCCAATTAAGGCTCCGGTTGCTGGGGTAGCTATGGGTCTGATCAAAGATGGAGAGCATGTGTCCATTCTCAGTGATATTCAAGGTATGGAAGATCACTTGGGAGACATGGACTTCAAAGTGGCAGGAACACCGGAAGGTGTAACAGCGATCCAAATGGATATTAAAATTGATGGAATTGATCGTCAAATTTTGTCTGAAGCTTTGGCTCAAGCTAAAGAAGGCCGCATGCATATCTTGGGCAAAATGACCGAAGTAATGAAAACTCCGCGTGAGCAATTGTCTCAATATGCTCCTAAGATTACGACAATGCATATTAATCCGGATAAAATCCGTGATGTTATCGGTGCTGGTGGTAAGATTATCAATAAAATCATCGAAGAAACCGGTGTTAAGATTGATATTGAACAGGACGGACGCGTATTTATCGCTTCTTCCAACCAGGACATGAACGATAAGGCAAAATCGATTATCGAAGGAATCGTACGTGAAGTGCTGGTCGGCGAGATCTATGTCGGCAAAGTAAAACGTGTGGAGAAATTCGGTGCATTTGTTGAAGTTCTTCCAAACAAAGAGGGTCTGGTTCACATCTCGCAACTGTCGACAGAACGTGTTGCCAAAGTAGAAGATGTTGTAGCCATAGGTGATTCCATTACAGTTAAAGTAACGGAAATTGACCAACAAGGTCGCATCAACTTGTCCCGCAAAGCAGTATTGACGGCTGAAGCTCCGGCACAATCCTAA
- a CDS encoding dipicolinate synthase subunit B: MNWKGKTVGYAITGSHCTFEEVMPVISRFVAEGANVVPIISNSVLTTDTRFGTAQNWQKQLKDITGNDIISTIVEAEPLGPSKLLDVLVIAPCTGNTTSKLANAMTDSPVLMAAKAQMRNQRPVVLAISTNDGLGLNAANIAKLLVAKYIYFVPFGQDDPVKKPNSLVAKMELIPEACWSALEGQQLQPMIVERSAQA; this comes from the coding sequence ATGAACTGGAAGGGTAAAACGGTAGGTTATGCGATTACAGGTTCTCATTGTACGTTTGAAGAGGTTATGCCGGTAATTAGCCGGTTTGTGGCTGAGGGTGCGAATGTCGTTCCGATTATTTCCAATTCGGTTTTAACAACGGATACGCGCTTTGGTACGGCTCAGAACTGGCAAAAACAGTTGAAAGATATAACTGGGAATGATATTATTTCTACAATTGTTGAGGCGGAACCGCTGGGGCCATCCAAATTGCTTGATGTGCTCGTAATTGCTCCCTGCACAGGGAACACAACGAGTAAGCTGGCTAATGCGATGACCGATAGCCCTGTGCTGATGGCAGCCAAAGCCCAGATGCGGAATCAGCGTCCGGTAGTGCTTGCCATCTCCACAAATGATGGCCTGGGACTGAATGCCGCGAACATCGCCAAACTGCTTGTAGCAAAATATATTTACTTTGTACCGTTCGGGCAGGATGATCCGGTGAAGAAACCAAACTCGTTAGTGGCAAAGATGGAACTTATTCCGGAGGCATGCTGGAGTGCACTGGAAGGTCAACAGTTACAGCCGATGATCGTAGAACGCTCTGCACAGGCTTAA